One stretch of Dyella jiangningensis DNA includes these proteins:
- a CDS encoding type II secretion system F family protein, whose amino-acid sequence MLGIAIAVFACVTLVGFLMARSSTVFWGRYQEAFTEQARFNLADMFMFMDTGNLFRFNVIAMVVLPAVLWVATGNPLLSGAVLVLIYVLPKKVYTWMRQRRMDLIQAQLPDGLMMIAGSMRAGLGFTPALESLARDIEPPLAQEFALVLREQRMGVKLDDALVHFNERVPVQDVALFVSAVGISREVGGNLAEILASLSDTLRRRQIMEGKVKSLTAQGRLQGIVMAMMPAGLVAFLTFAYPDTMRAMYHTPIGWVVIAICVVMEYLGYRMCRKIMSIDI is encoded by the coding sequence TCCACGGTGTTCTGGGGGCGCTACCAGGAGGCCTTCACCGAACAGGCGCGGTTCAATCTCGCCGACATGTTCATGTTCATGGACACGGGCAACCTGTTCCGTTTCAACGTGATCGCCATGGTGGTGCTGCCCGCCGTGCTGTGGGTGGCGACGGGCAACCCCTTGTTGTCGGGCGCCGTGCTGGTGCTGATCTACGTGTTGCCGAAGAAGGTCTACACGTGGATGCGCCAGCGACGGATGGACCTCATCCAGGCCCAGCTGCCGGATGGCCTGATGATGATCGCCGGCAGCATGAGGGCCGGCCTGGGCTTCACGCCCGCGCTGGAAAGCCTGGCGCGTGATATCGAGCCGCCCCTGGCGCAGGAGTTCGCACTCGTGCTTCGCGAGCAGCGCATGGGCGTGAAGCTCGACGATGCGCTCGTGCATTTCAACGAACGCGTGCCGGTGCAGGACGTCGCTTTGTTCGTGTCGGCGGTGGGTATTTCGCGCGAGGTCGGCGGCAATCTCGCGGAGATCCTCGCCTCGCTGTCCGACACGCTGAGGCGCCGGCAGATCATGGAAGGCAAGGTGAAATCGCTCACCGCGCAAGGCCGCCTGCAGGGCATCGTGATGGCGATGATGCCGGCCGGCCTGGTGGCCTTCCTCACCTTTGCCTATCCCGACACGATGCGAGCCATGTACCACACGCCCATAGGCTGGGTCGTCATCGCGATCTGCGTGGTGATGGAGTACCTGGGCTACCGCATGTGCCGCAAGATCATGAGCATCGACATATGA
- a CDS encoding type II secretion system F family protein has product MTFLLIVLSVCAGGCIGLVIWSVYGFMREVPLADRHFQDPLPFGLRMIWPLVNAATFVIGPRLTPDKLERAHRELQTAGQDFVLSPEQLYGLRVVGATLVALFMWLLVGLLKAHGLMLYIGAVGLGAVLGWFYPNLWLGERRNKRRRQVIKDLPVYLDFITMAVEAGLNVTGGIEQATQKGPPGPLAQEFTRLLRDVRSGLPRSEALSRMSERMDMPQISSFTGTLIQADRVGASLGDTLRAQASQRREERFLRAEKLALEAPVKMMLPLVMFFFPLIFLMLGYFIFLRMQEEGIL; this is encoded by the coding sequence ATGACCTTCCTGCTTATCGTGCTTTCCGTGTGCGCAGGCGGTTGCATCGGCCTGGTCATCTGGTCGGTGTACGGCTTCATGCGCGAAGTGCCGCTGGCCGACCGGCACTTCCAGGATCCGCTGCCGTTCGGCTTGCGCATGATCTGGCCGCTGGTCAACGCGGCGACCTTCGTGATCGGGCCGCGCCTGACGCCGGACAAGCTGGAGCGCGCGCATCGCGAGCTGCAGACGGCCGGGCAGGATTTCGTGCTCAGTCCGGAACAGCTTTACGGTCTGCGCGTCGTGGGCGCCACACTGGTGGCCTTGTTCATGTGGCTGCTGGTGGGGCTGCTCAAGGCGCACGGGCTGATGCTCTACATCGGCGCCGTCGGCCTGGGCGCGGTGCTCGGCTGGTTCTACCCGAACCTCTGGCTGGGCGAACGCCGCAACAAGCGGCGTCGCCAGGTGATCAAGGATCTTCCGGTCTATCTGGACTTCATCACCATGGCGGTGGAGGCGGGGCTCAACGTGACCGGCGGCATCGAGCAGGCCACGCAGAAGGGGCCGCCGGGACCGCTGGCGCAGGAATTCACCCGGTTGCTGCGCGACGTACGTTCGGGCCTGCCGCGTTCGGAGGCCTTGTCGCGCATGTCCGAGCGGATGGACATGCCGCAGATCTCCAGTTTCACCGGCACGCTGATCCAGGCCGACCGCGTGGGTGCCAGCCTCGGCGATACGCTGCGCGCCCAGGCGTCGCAACGTCGCGAGGAGCGTTTCCTGCGTGCCGAGAAACTCGCGCTGGAAGCGCCGGTCAAGATGATGCTGCCGCTGGTGATGTTCTTCTTCCCGCTGATCTTCCTGATGCTCGGCTATTTCATTTTCCTGCGCATGCAGGAGGAGGGCATCCTGTGA
- a CDS encoding DUF192 domain-containing protein, producing the protein MKCGVIRSDGRLIVSTAWRADRAWSRLRGLLGREPLRADRGEALWLVPCGSVHTIGMGYPLDLVFLDRQGGVIDCHEHVGPWRVRGARGAHQTIEFASGALRRLKPRLGDAWTWELA; encoded by the coding sequence GTGAAGTGCGGCGTCATCCGCAGCGACGGACGGCTGATCGTGTCGACGGCATGGCGTGCGGACCGGGCCTGGTCGCGTCTGCGCGGTTTGCTGGGACGCGAGCCGCTGCGAGCGGACCGCGGCGAAGCGCTGTGGCTGGTGCCGTGCGGCAGTGTCCACACCATCGGCATGGGGTACCCGCTCGATCTGGTGTTCCTTGATCGCCAGGGCGGCGTGATCGATTGCCACGAGCATGTCGGGCCCTGGCGCGTGCGAGGCGCGCGCGGCGCTCATCAAACCATCGAATTCGCTTCCGGCGCGTTGCGTCGCCTGAAGCCCAGGCTGGGAGACGCATGGACATGGGAGTTGGCATGA
- a CDS encoding tetratricopeptide repeat protein: MNTMMRMVMTAMACAGLAACASSSAPKPTLAGVKALQEQADRDAASGRPEQALVAYRQLAHQLPTNADAWFRLGNAYVRVGQPEQAVAAYEQVLKIEPKHAKAWHNLGVLRLRQAAAAFSESAVDANGADPTLQQQSTHMVDGIARLTSPLGDSRAPAAPDAGHGP; encoded by the coding sequence ATGAACACGATGATGCGCATGGTGATGACGGCGATGGCATGCGCGGGGCTTGCCGCGTGTGCGTCGTCCAGCGCGCCCAAGCCCACGCTTGCAGGCGTCAAGGCGCTGCAGGAGCAGGCCGATCGCGATGCGGCGTCGGGTCGGCCCGAGCAGGCCCTGGTTGCCTACCGGCAACTCGCCCATCAGTTGCCGACCAACGCCGATGCCTGGTTCCGCCTCGGCAATGCCTATGTGCGCGTTGGTCAGCCGGAGCAGGCGGTGGCGGCCTACGAGCAGGTACTGAAGATCGAACCCAAGCATGCGAAGGCGTGGCACAACCTGGGCGTGTTGCGCCTGCGCCAGGCGGCCGCGGCATTCTCGGAAAGCGCAGTCGATGCGAATGGCGCCGATCCCACGCTGCAGCAGCAGAGCACGCACATGGTCGACGGCATCGCGCGCCTTACATCGCCACTGGGCGACAGCCGTGCGCCTGCGGCGCCCGATGCGGGGCACGGGCCATGA
- a CDS encoding TadE/TadG family type IV pilus assembly protein, whose amino-acid sequence MKRRVAGRRQRGQSVIETCVVMAVFGTFLLGIFQMILFYRAKSLVDYAALEAARNGATHGVEMNAMRVGLARGLLPLYTTEASKTALIDAYAKAYADTINPLASQIQVVSPTKAAFADWKVRQFDGVDAIPNDSLPYRSTSTGGRSGLTVQDANVLKIRVVYGYKMIVPVIDKIILSVYRLAFYQGMSAQEVAMLESGRLPIATQAMVRMQTPIRDSGLLP is encoded by the coding sequence ATGAAACGCCGCGTCGCCGGGCGCCGCCAGCGCGGCCAGAGCGTGATCGAAACCTGCGTGGTGATGGCCGTGTTCGGCACGTTCCTGCTGGGCATCTTCCAGATGATCCTGTTCTATCGCGCCAAGAGCCTGGTCGACTACGCTGCGCTGGAAGCCGCCCGCAACGGCGCCACCCACGGGGTGGAGATGAATGCGATGCGGGTGGGATTGGCGCGTGGCCTGCTGCCGCTCTACACGACGGAAGCGAGCAAGACGGCGCTGATCGATGCCTACGCCAAGGCGTACGCGGACACCATCAATCCGCTGGCTTCGCAGATCCAGGTGGTCAGTCCGACCAAGGCCGCGTTTGCGGATTGGAAGGTGCGCCAGTTCGATGGCGTGGACGCCATACCCAATGACAGCCTGCCGTATCGATCCACAAGCACGGGCGGACGCAGCGGCCTGACCGTGCAGGACGCCAACGTGCTGAAGATCCGCGTCGTGTACGGCTACAAGATGATCGTGCCCGTGATCGACAAGATCATCCTCAGCGTCTACCGGCTCGCGTTCTACCAGGGCATGAGCGCGCAGGAAGTCGCCATGCTGGAAAGCGGCCGCCTGCCCATCGCCACGCAAGCGATGGTGCGCATGCAGACGCCGATCCGCGACAGCGGCTTGCTGCCGTGA
- a CDS encoding penicillin acylase family protein, protein MTQPRRFRWLRYLIGTLLVLIVGALAAVWFLLAGSRARLDGEVRVAGLGDAVSITRDALGTATLQGKSRDDISYALGYVHGQERFFAMDLMRRLPAGELSELVGAKALDTDINHRRHRLRAVAQAAYAALPPEQKHTLDMYASGVNAGLTHLHVKPWEYLLLNTRPQPWRPEDSFLVIAAMYLDLNGDGRNERELHMAELRATLPRPVADFLLSPDPDWEAPLKGDLSRPPVIPSADVFDLRHAQPTTSADNTALTAALLPALDQPRPGSNSFAVSGNLTESGSAILANDMHLSLRVPNIWFRARLRYADPTAPGGQRDASGVTLPGTPALVVGSNGQVAWGFTNSYGDWLDWVRVQRDPNDATHYKVPEGWAAIETHDEVIRIKDAPSHTLKVEVTRWGPIMGKDTDGTSLALAWVGDRARGYNINVMQLEHATTMHAALDLASTMGMPPQNLLAADAAGHIGWTITGNCIPLRKGFDPRGPADWSTPDTGWTGCADASQYPRIEDPSDGRLWTANNRTIDGAELELLGNGGHDLGARAQQIRDDLRGRNSFTPGNLLDIQLDNRAVLLTRWQRLLQDTLAGTHDPGLEQLRQLTATWTGRAAPESVDYRLVRAFRDQVKEAALAPFVAQVKAKYDDFAWPGMVDAEAAVWAMLRDRPANLLDPKYDNWNALLTAAAHQVVDELGSQPGGLAARTWGEYNRTQIRHPLSRALPSFIGRVLDMPDEPVAGDHNMPRVVSPGFGASERLDVMPGHEAQSILHMPGGQSGHPLSPYYGAGEEDWVNGRPTPLLPGPDQHTLTLMPASS, encoded by the coding sequence ATGACCCAACCACGACGTTTCCGCTGGCTTCGTTATCTCATCGGGACCCTGCTGGTCCTGATCGTCGGCGCACTCGCCGCGGTCTGGTTCCTGCTGGCCGGCAGCCGCGCCAGGCTCGATGGCGAAGTGCGCGTGGCCGGGCTCGGCGACGCGGTCTCGATCACGCGCGACGCGCTGGGCACAGCTACCCTGCAGGGCAAGAGTCGCGACGACATCAGCTATGCACTCGGCTACGTGCACGGCCAGGAACGCTTCTTCGCGATGGACCTGATGCGCCGACTGCCTGCCGGCGAGCTCTCCGAACTGGTGGGAGCCAAGGCGCTGGATACCGACATCAACCATCGCCGCCATCGCCTGCGCGCCGTTGCCCAGGCTGCCTATGCCGCGCTGCCGCCGGAGCAGAAGCACACGCTCGACATGTATGCCTCGGGCGTCAACGCCGGCCTCACGCATCTGCACGTGAAGCCGTGGGAATACCTGCTGCTCAACACCAGGCCGCAACCCTGGCGTCCGGAGGATTCATTCCTGGTAATCGCGGCGATGTACCTCGACCTCAACGGCGATGGCCGCAACGAGCGCGAATTGCACATGGCCGAGTTGCGCGCGACCTTGCCGCGCCCCGTGGCGGATTTCCTGCTCTCACCCGATCCCGACTGGGAGGCACCACTCAAGGGTGATCTATCGCGCCCGCCGGTGATCCCGAGCGCTGACGTATTCGACCTGCGCCATGCGCAGCCCACCACCAGCGCTGACAACACCGCGCTCACCGCCGCGCTGCTGCCTGCACTCGACCAGCCGCGCCCCGGCAGCAACAGCTTCGCCGTCTCCGGCAACCTCACCGAGAGCGGCTCGGCCATTCTCGCCAACGACATGCACCTGAGCCTGCGCGTGCCGAACATCTGGTTCCGCGCGCGCCTGCGCTATGCCGACCCGACCGCGCCGGGCGGCCAGCGCGACGCCAGTGGCGTGACGCTGCCGGGCACGCCGGCCCTGGTGGTCGGCTCCAACGGCCAGGTGGCGTGGGGCTTCACCAACAGCTACGGCGACTGGCTGGACTGGGTGCGCGTGCAGCGCGATCCGAACGACGCCACGCACTACAAGGTGCCCGAGGGTTGGGCCGCCATCGAGACGCACGACGAAGTCATCCGCATCAAGGACGCGCCCAGCCATACGCTGAAAGTGGAAGTGACGCGCTGGGGCCCGATCATGGGCAAGGACACCGACGGCACCTCGCTGGCGCTGGCCTGGGTGGGCGATCGTGCGCGCGGCTACAACATCAACGTGATGCAGCTGGAGCACGCCACCACCATGCATGCGGCGCTGGATCTTGCCTCCACCATGGGCATGCCGCCGCAGAACCTGCTGGCTGCCGACGCCGCCGGCCACATCGGCTGGACCATCACCGGCAACTGCATTCCGCTGCGCAAGGGCTTCGATCCGAGGGGCCCGGCGGATTGGTCCACACCCGACACCGGCTGGACGGGCTGTGCCGATGCTTCGCAGTACCCGCGCATCGAGGATCCGTCCGACGGCCGCCTGTGGACGGCCAACAACCGCACCATCGACGGCGCGGAACTCGAACTGCTGGGCAATGGCGGCCACGATCTGGGCGCACGCGCGCAACAGATCCGCGACGACCTGCGCGGACGCAACAGCTTCACGCCGGGCAACCTGCTGGATATCCAGCTCGACAACCGCGCGGTCCTGCTCACGCGTTGGCAGCGCCTGCTGCAGGATACGCTGGCCGGCACGCATGATCCCGGCCTCGAACAGTTGCGCCAGCTCACCGCCACCTGGACCGGCCGCGCCGCGCCCGAAAGCGTGGACTACCGGCTGGTGCGTGCATTCCGCGACCAGGTGAAGGAAGCAGCGCTGGCGCCGTTCGTGGCGCAGGTGAAGGCGAAATACGACGACTTCGCGTGGCCCGGCATGGTCGATGCGGAGGCTGCGGTGTGGGCGATGCTGCGCGATCGTCCCGCCAACCTGCTGGATCCGAAGTACGACAACTGGAACGCATTGCTCACCGCTGCAGCACATCAGGTGGTGGACGAACTCGGCAGCCAGCCGGGCGGCCTCGCCGCACGCACCTGGGGCGAATACAACCGCACGCAGATCCGTCATCCGCTGTCGCGCGCCCTTCCCTCCTTCATCGGACGCGTGCTGGACATGCCCGATGAACCCGTGGCCGGCGACCACAACATGCCGCGCGTCGTCTCGCCTGGTTTCGGCGCCTCCGAACGCCTGGACGTCATGCCCGGCCACGAAGCGCAAAGCATCCTGCACATGCCGGGCGGCCAGAGCGGCCATCCGTTGTCGCCCTACTACGGCGCCGGCGAAGAAGACTGGGTAAATGGACGTCCAACACCGCTGCTGCCGGGCCCGGACCAACACACGCTGACGCTGATGCCTGCGTCGTCATGA
- a CDS encoding phosphodiester glycosidase family protein gives MPTSHDRRPLLRRLPWPLLVPLALLGGLAGCDRQARAVDSTEQVFEGQNFRVVSVDLRRETLSLHWKDPDNGEPYGTINALRQWGMSHGRRMLFAANAGIYDRQNAPLGLYVENGKTVVPLNLAHGNPASGNFSLLPNGVFAVYPDGHAAVRTSADFKADHKPVQWASQSGPMLVIDGKLNDQFIDDSNSLKWRSGVCAKSPHHVVFAVSEAPVNFHTFARLFKEELGCRDALYLDGTISQFYVDGEGYAGAPTFMVKPYAGIFAVFAQPTP, from the coding sequence ATGCCCACGTCTCACGACCGACGTCCGCTGCTTCGCCGCCTGCCCTGGCCACTGCTGGTGCCGCTGGCGCTGCTCGGCGGCCTGGCCGGCTGCGACCGGCAAGCCCGCGCCGTGGACAGCACCGAGCAGGTGTTCGAAGGCCAGAACTTCCGCGTGGTGAGCGTGGACCTGCGTCGCGAAACGCTGAGCCTGCACTGGAAGGACCCCGACAACGGCGAGCCCTACGGCACCATCAATGCCTTGCGCCAGTGGGGCATGTCGCACGGGCGGCGCATGCTGTTCGCCGCCAACGCCGGCATCTACGACCGCCAGAACGCGCCACTCGGCCTGTACGTGGAGAACGGCAAGACCGTCGTGCCGCTCAATCTCGCGCATGGCAACCCCGCGTCGGGCAATTTCTCGTTGCTGCCCAACGGCGTGTTCGCCGTGTATCCGGACGGCCACGCCGCGGTGCGTACCAGCGCCGATTTCAAGGCGGACCACAAGCCGGTGCAGTGGGCCAGCCAATCAGGGCCGATGCTGGTGATCGACGGCAAGCTCAACGACCAGTTCATCGACGACTCCAACAGCCTCAAGTGGCGCAGCGGCGTCTGTGCGAAGTCACCGCATCACGTGGTGTTCGCGGTGAGCGAGGCACCGGTGAACTTCCATACCTTCGCGCGCTTGTTCAAGGAAGAACTGGGTTGCCGCGATGCGCTGTATCTCGACGGCACCATCTCGCAGTTCTACGTGGATGGCGAAGGCTACGCCGGCGCACCCACGTTCATGGTGAAGCCTTACGCGGGCATCTTCGCCGTGTTCGCACAACCCACGCCCTGA
- a CDS encoding VOC family protein yields MDPLATVEIKAFVPARDYALSQAFYRDLGFEEGWSDGDLTYFRRGNTSFLLQNFYVKELAANFMMHMLVADVEAWWAHVQASGVIERYGIRSIAPQDQPWRMRDFVLVDPSGVLWRIGQNL; encoded by the coding sequence GTGGACCCTCTGGCAACCGTGGAGATCAAGGCGTTCGTGCCAGCGCGGGATTACGCGCTGAGCCAGGCGTTCTATCGCGACCTGGGTTTCGAGGAAGGCTGGTCCGACGGCGATCTCACGTATTTCCGGCGAGGGAACACCAGTTTTCTGCTGCAGAACTTCTACGTGAAGGAGCTGGCAGCCAATTTCATGATGCATATGCTGGTGGCCGACGTGGAAGCGTGGTGGGCGCATGTACAGGCCAGCGGAGTTATCGAGCGCTACGGCATACGGTCCATCGCACCGCAGGACCAGCCCTGGCGCATGAGGGACTTCGTGCTGGTCGATCCCAGTGGAGTGCTCTGGCGGATCGGCCAGAATCTCTGA
- a CDS encoding NUDIX hydrolase: MLYTPIVATLGYVLSPDRRQVLMIHRNSRPDDMHLGKYNGLGGKMDPGEDIAACMRREIQEEAGIVCESMSLRGTLNWPGFGKHGEDWLGFIFVIDRYSGTPHQGNHEGTLEWVPLDRLMDLPMWEGDRHFLPLVFDEDPRPFHGVMPYKDGRMQSWAFSRL; encoded by the coding sequence ATGCTTTATACCCCCATCGTCGCGACCCTCGGCTATGTGCTGTCGCCGGATCGTCGGCAAGTCCTCATGATCCACCGCAATTCGCGTCCGGACGATATGCACCTGGGCAAATACAACGGCCTGGGCGGCAAGATGGACCCGGGCGAGGACATCGCCGCCTGCATGCGTCGCGAGATCCAGGAGGAGGCGGGCATCGTCTGCGAGTCCATGTCGCTGCGCGGCACGCTCAACTGGCCCGGCTTCGGCAAGCATGGCGAGGACTGGCTGGGCTTCATCTTCGTGATCGACCGTTACAGCGGCACGCCGCACCAGGGCAATCACGAAGGCACGCTGGAATGGGTGCCGTTGGACCGCCTGATGGACCTGCCGATGTGGGAAGGCGACCGCCACTTCCTGCCGCTGGTGTTCGACGAAGATCCGCGCCCGTTCCATGGCGTGATGCCGTACAAGGATGGTCGGATGCAATCGTGGGCGTTCTCCCGGCTGTGA
- a CDS encoding NUDIX hydrolase, whose translation MGVLPAVSSTKLIRIVAAVIRDEAGRVLMVRKRGAEVLQQPGGKRDPGDRDDLHTLERELHEELGCTMRREGAHRLGCLSAPAANEPGHVVEAEVYEVRVEGTIEARAEIEEIRWIDPAATGDLLIARLSREQILPLLVI comes from the coding sequence GTGGGCGTTCTCCCGGCTGTGAGTTCGACGAAGCTGATCCGCATCGTCGCGGCGGTCATTCGCGACGAGGCTGGGCGGGTGCTGATGGTGCGCAAGCGTGGCGCCGAGGTGTTGCAGCAGCCCGGTGGCAAGCGTGACCCAGGCGACCGCGACGACCTGCACACGCTGGAGCGCGAGCTGCACGAGGAACTGGGTTGCACGATGCGGCGCGAGGGCGCGCATCGTCTGGGATGCTTGAGCGCGCCGGCGGCCAATGAGCCGGGTCACGTGGTGGAGGCCGAGGTATACGAAGTGCGCGTCGAAGGGACGATCGAGGCGCGGGCGGAGATTGAAGAGATCCGGTGGATCGATCCGGCGGCGACGGGCGATCTGCTGATCGCGAGGTTGAGCAGGGAGCAGATCTTGCCGTTGTTGGTGATTTGA
- a CDS encoding FUSC family protein, producing MSTSGYSLRATVVDSLLTAKRPDVPVRVVVRNTAAVILPLVIGLASGHPGIGLGIAAGALDTMFSDQPGPYRQRLARLLLASLAAGLASLIGFLIGDQLVPMLIATAAFGFFGGLVVVFGPDMTRVGMTSMILLVVTAATPRPLGEAIGAASLIFAGGLLLTVFSVAAWPLQRYRPERHALAAVYRGLSSLARQQAHDDADVPALTDAMTTLQHTLLGRHHARGRAMEAFGVMLELAERIRLELTAMAELRASASIHAMFRGDAARVLAAIADALEAGEPPTQAERALQTLQASENALLGDGGNADGLAAHIHALSGQLAAAVRNANWAGSRGELRAAAAETPLPAALRSSSARATLRANLTPHSVAFRHAVRSAITLSATLFVARQLALPHGYWLPMTAAIVLRPDFAATFNFGLLRVVGTVLGLVLTTALLHITPHDTWAHLALMAVLCMSFRYLATAHYGVAVAALTGTVVILLSLEGVNSSDAVVDRVINTALGSGFALLAYVLWPTWERGRARAALSDMLDAYADYLHALARPERRDARREARTAARTARSNAQASLDRMRSEPATPQPLLELATALFSNGNRLARTAMTLEALIDDHDSLPETAEMCAFVDHTSSALHEIASALRMQRTPERLPDLRGLQRTYAALLNMGEDRQAADLLMRITDRLVDNVNTLAHITGRNRHKSAATV from the coding sequence ATGTCCACGAGCGGTTATTCCCTGCGCGCCACGGTCGTCGACAGCCTGTTGACGGCCAAGCGGCCCGACGTGCCCGTGCGCGTGGTGGTCCGCAACACGGCGGCGGTGATACTGCCCTTGGTCATCGGCCTCGCCAGCGGCCATCCCGGCATCGGCCTGGGCATCGCGGCGGGTGCGCTGGATACCATGTTTTCGGACCAGCCCGGTCCCTACCGCCAGCGCCTGGCCCGGCTACTGCTTGCCTCGCTCGCCGCCGGCCTGGCCTCGCTGATCGGCTTCCTGATCGGCGACCAGCTGGTGCCGATGCTCATCGCCACCGCCGCGTTCGGTTTCTTCGGCGGCCTGGTGGTGGTGTTCGGCCCGGACATGACCCGCGTGGGCATGACCAGCATGATCCTGCTCGTGGTCACCGCGGCCACGCCGCGTCCCTTGGGCGAAGCGATCGGCGCTGCCAGCCTGATCTTTGCCGGTGGCCTGCTGCTTACCGTGTTCTCGGTCGCCGCCTGGCCGCTGCAACGTTACCGGCCGGAGCGCCATGCGCTGGCCGCCGTGTATCGCGGCCTCTCCTCGCTGGCGCGGCAGCAGGCACATGACGATGCCGACGTGCCCGCGCTCACCGACGCCATGACCACGCTGCAGCACACGTTGCTCGGTCGCCACCACGCGCGCGGGCGGGCGATGGAAGCGTTCGGCGTCATGCTGGAACTGGCCGAACGCATCCGCCTGGAACTCACGGCGATGGCGGAGCTGCGCGCCAGCGCCTCCATCCACGCGATGTTCCGCGGCGATGCGGCGCGCGTGCTGGCCGCGATTGCCGACGCGCTGGAAGCCGGCGAACCGCCGACGCAGGCCGAACGCGCCCTGCAGACGCTGCAGGCCAGCGAAAACGCGCTGCTGGGCGATGGCGGCAACGCGGACGGGCTGGCCGCGCATATCCACGCGCTGTCCGGCCAGCTCGCCGCCGCGGTGCGTAACGCGAACTGGGCCGGCAGCCGTGGCGAACTGCGTGCGGCCGCCGCCGAAACACCGCTGCCCGCCGCGCTGCGCAGCAGCTCCGCACGCGCGACGTTGCGGGCCAACCTCACGCCGCATTCGGTGGCGTTCCGTCATGCGGTGCGCAGCGCCATCACGTTGAGCGCGACCTTGTTCGTCGCGCGACAGCTCGCCCTGCCGCATGGCTATTGGCTGCCGATGACGGCGGCCATCGTGCTGCGTCCGGACTTCGCGGCCACCTTCAATTTCGGACTGCTGCGCGTGGTCGGCACGGTGCTCGGCCTGGTGCTCACCACGGCGTTGCTGCACATCACGCCGCACGACACCTGGGCGCATCTCGCACTGATGGCCGTGCTGTGCATGTCGTTTCGCTATCTCGCCACGGCACACTACGGCGTGGCCGTCGCGGCGCTGACCGGCACGGTGGTGATCCTGCTCTCGCTGGAAGGCGTGAACTCGAGTGATGCCGTGGTGGACCGCGTGATCAACACCGCGCTCGGCAGCGGCTTCGCCCTGCTCGCCTACGTGCTATGGCCGACCTGGGAACGCGGCCGCGCCCGCGCCGCGCTGTCGGACATGCTCGACGCCTATGCCGATTACCTCCATGCGCTGGCGCGCCCCGAACGACGCGACGCCCGGCGCGAGGCGCGCACCGCGGCACGCACCGCGCGAAGCAATGCGCAGGCCTCGCTGGACCGCATGCGCTCGGAACCGGCCACGCCACAGCCGCTGCTGGAACTCGCCACCGCGCTGTTCTCCAACGGCAATCGCCTGGCGCGTACCGCGATGACGCTGGAAGCCCTGATCGACGATCACGACAGTCTGCCCGAGACGGCGGAGATGTGCGCGTTCGTCGACCACACGTCATCGGCCCTGCACGAGATCGCCTCCGCCTTGCGCATGCAACGCACGCCCGAGCGCCTGCCGGATCTGCGTGGTTTGCAGCGCACGTATGCGGCGTTGCTCAACATGGGCGAGGATCGGCAGGCGGCCGATCTGCTGATGCGCATCACCGACCGCCTGGTGGATAACGTGAATACGTTGGCGCATATCACGGGGCGCAACCGGCATAAGTCGGCGGCGACGGTGTGA
- a CDS encoding N-acetylmuramoyl-L-alanine amidase — protein sequence MLSTHARLALLSSVLLLLSACAPAPVRNPIAQWVPSPNFDQRRPVLIVVHFTDEQSAEQALHTLRTANSGGPVSSHYLVGNDGRIYQLVADSQRAWHAGAGHWGTITDVNSASIGIELDNDGHSPFTKAQIDSLLHLLADLTDRLRIPRTQIIGHEDLAPGRKDDPGPSFPWQLLADAGFGLWPRGVLADPPPGFDPWMALGLIGYPLDDRAATVRSFHHHFRGMDGNELDAQDLRVLYALSRQLGAGGD from the coding sequence ATGCTGTCGACCCATGCCCGGCTTGCGCTGCTGTCCTCCGTGCTCCTGTTGCTGAGCGCCTGCGCGCCGGCCCCCGTGCGCAACCCTATCGCGCAGTGGGTGCCTTCGCCGAATTTCGACCAGCGGCGTCCCGTGCTAATCGTCGTGCACTTCACCGACGAGCAGTCCGCCGAGCAGGCGCTGCATACGTTGCGCACGGCGAACAGCGGAGGGCCGGTGAGTTCGCATTACCTGGTCGGCAACGACGGCCGCATCTATCAACTCGTGGCCGACAGCCAGCGCGCCTGGCACGCCGGCGCCGGGCACTGGGGCACCATTACCGACGTCAATTCGGCATCGATCGGCATCGAGCTGGACAACGACGGCCACTCGCCCTTCACGAAGGCGCAGATCGACAGCCTGCTGCACCTGCTCGCCGATCTCACCGACCGGCTGCGCATTCCGCGCACGCAGATCATCGGCCACGAGGATCTCGCCCCCGGCCGCAAGGACGACCCGGGACCAAGCTTCCCCTGGCAGCTGCTGGCCGACGCCGGCTTCGGCCTGTGGCCGCGCGGCGTGCTGGCCGATCCGCCGCCGGGCTTCGATCCGTGGATGGCATTGGGCCTGATCGGTTACCCGCTGGATGACCGGGCCGCCACGGTGCGCTCGTTCCATCACCACTTCCGCGGCATGGATGGTAACGAGCTGGATGCGCAGGATCTGCGCGTGCTCTATGCGCTGTCGCGGCAGCTCGGCGCCGGGGGCGACTGA